From a region of the Sphingopyxis sp. YR583 genome:
- a CDS encoding glycosyltransferase family 25 protein, with protein sequence MGDSLPESGVATEVLVVSLETAAARRAAFAERAESTSLGWRFFDACTAPAPGMVIDEPAIRRNKGRAMSKGEIGCYASHFSIWQDMIARDVRQAIVLEDDTVVDWAYLEPLARTDLHAEGIDYLRLYAKRPTWQRVVRQDFLQHSRAVVELVGHAYGTQGYAITLEGARRLAEHCRTVRRPIDDEMDRSWAHGLPNLALYPAPILEAAIVSDIGSSRFGPKADPLYHSMKQRAWRQVERARMRMLKARRLLER encoded by the coding sequence TTGGGCGATTCCCTACCCGAATCGGGCGTAGCAACCGAAGTGCTGGTGGTGTCGCTTGAAACGGCCGCGGCGCGCCGCGCGGCTTTTGCCGAGCGAGCCGAAAGCACGTCGCTCGGCTGGCGCTTCTTCGATGCCTGCACCGCCCCGGCGCCGGGAATGGTGATCGACGAACCCGCGATCCGCCGCAACAAGGGCCGCGCGATGAGCAAGGGCGAGATCGGCTGCTATGCCAGCCATTTCTCGATCTGGCAGGATATGATCGCCCGCGACGTGCGGCAGGCGATCGTCCTCGAGGACGATACGGTCGTCGACTGGGCCTATCTCGAACCGCTCGCGCGCACCGACCTTCACGCCGAGGGTATCGACTATCTCAGGCTTTATGCGAAGCGGCCGACCTGGCAGCGCGTCGTTCGGCAAGATTTCCTCCAGCATTCGCGCGCGGTCGTCGAACTCGTCGGCCATGCCTATGGCACACAGGGCTATGCGATCACGCTCGAAGGCGCGCGCCGGCTGGCGGAGCATTGCCGCACCGTCCGCCGCCCGATCGACGACGAGATGGACCGGTCGTGGGCGCACGGCCTGCCCAATCTCGCGCTTTATCCCGCACCGATCCTTGAAGCGGCGATCGTCTCCGACATCGGCAGTTCGCGCTTCGGGCCCAAGGCCGACCCGCTCTATCACTCGATGAAACAAAGGGCCTGGCGGCAGGTCGAACGCGCGCGCATGCGGATGCTGAAAGCGAGACGCCTGCTTGAGCGCTGA
- a CDS encoding polysaccharide biosynthesis/export family protein, which produces MKWHRQIALAGALAILGGCAGQTPLAGSGDAPPPAAAFVLSPGDKVKVATYGEEKLTGDFEVSPAGTIAFPLIGEVKAAGLQTEQLSKDIEAKLGDGYLLEPKVSVQVASFRPIYLLGEVNKPGEYPYTQGLTVRGAVAKADGFTYRANEKRVFLKRAGEAGEKEYPMTADFAVLPGDTIRFGERYF; this is translated from the coding sequence ATGAAATGGCACAGGCAGATCGCGTTGGCGGGGGCGCTTGCGATACTCGGCGGGTGCGCCGGACAGACCCCGCTCGCGGGAAGCGGAGACGCGCCGCCGCCCGCCGCAGCGTTCGTCCTCTCCCCCGGTGACAAGGTCAAGGTCGCGACCTATGGCGAAGAAAAGCTGACCGGGGATTTCGAGGTCTCGCCCGCCGGGACGATCGCGTTCCCGCTGATCGGTGAGGTCAAGGCTGCGGGGCTCCAGACCGAACAGCTCTCGAAGGATATCGAAGCGAAGCTTGGCGACGGCTATCTGCTCGAGCCCAAAGTCTCGGTTCAGGTCGCAAGCTTCCGTCCGATTTATTTGCTCGGCGAAGTGAACAAGCCCGGCGAATATCCCTACACACAAGGCCTCACCGTTCGCGGCGCGGTCGCGAAGGCCGATGGCTTCACCTATCGCGCCAATGAAAAACGCGTTTTCCTGAAGCGCGCCGGCGAAGCGGGCGAGAAGGAATATCCGATGACCGCCGATTTTGCGGTGCTCCCCGGCGACACGATCCGTTTCGGCGAACGTTATTTCTGA
- a CDS encoding outer membrane beta-barrel protein, with product MKRAITFALLGSCGVAVPAFGQQSDATDGLGSVSSENSFGRDRNIAVLERRRPDYTPEPIQFGVLELTPRMAIGAGYDDNLYAQQDDRIGDAYLRIRPRVSLVRPSPDLKLSVDGELDLLRYASRASENATQYSVNAGALYTISKSDTLNLTLRNGRYSQERVSPDSPTQADRPVRFTLNGGTATYTHVFNRLRVRGVVDVENRNYSDSVTPGGDPIDQDFRDHTIYTGTAVGEYALSPSIALFVAGSVNKRDYRERTGPVPARDSKGFELAGGASFELGRKARGALRLGYFRQDYRPSEFEDVSGLLVRGELAYFLTPLVTITGTVDRGIKETGVNGATGYLATNMTLRADYELLRNLMISAGGELEKRDFNNIDRKDDRWTWRGSASYLVSKRMALRFDLQRRTQSSWGATAGREFADNRVSVGVTFSGL from the coding sequence GTGAAGCGAGCGATCACCTTTGCGCTGCTCGGCAGCTGCGGTGTCGCGGTGCCCGCGTTCGGTCAGCAATCGGACGCGACCGACGGTCTCGGCTCGGTTTCGAGCGAGAACAGCTTCGGCCGCGACCGCAATATAGCGGTGCTCGAGCGGCGCCGGCCCGACTACACGCCCGAACCGATCCAGTTCGGCGTTCTCGAACTGACGCCGCGTATGGCGATCGGCGCGGGTTATGACGACAATCTGTATGCGCAGCAGGACGACCGGATCGGCGATGCCTATCTGCGCATCCGCCCGCGCGTCTCGCTGGTCCGGCCGTCGCCTGATCTCAAGCTGTCGGTTGACGGCGAACTCGACCTTCTGCGCTACGCAAGCCGCGCGAGCGAAAACGCCACCCAATATTCGGTGAATGCGGGCGCGCTCTATACGATCAGCAAGTCGGACACGCTGAACCTCACCTTGCGGAACGGGCGATACAGCCAGGAACGCGTTTCGCCCGACAGCCCGACACAGGCCGACAGACCCGTCCGCTTTACGCTGAACGGGGGGACAGCCACTTATACCCATGTCTTCAACCGGCTGCGTGTCCGCGGGGTCGTCGACGTCGAGAACCGCAACTACAGCGATAGCGTGACCCCCGGCGGCGATCCGATCGACCAGGATTTCCGCGACCACACAATCTATACCGGAACAGCCGTCGGCGAATATGCGCTGAGCCCCAGCATCGCGCTATTCGTGGCAGGGTCGGTCAACAAACGCGATTATCGCGAACGGACCGGCCCGGTGCCGGCGCGCGATTCGAAAGGCTTCGAACTTGCCGGCGGCGCGAGTTTCGAGCTGGGCCGCAAGGCCAGAGGGGCGCTGCGGCTGGGCTATTTTCGGCAGGATTACCGGCCGTCCGAGTTCGAGGATGTCTCGGGCCTCCTCGTGCGCGGTGAACTGGCCTATTTCCTGACCCCGCTCGTGACGATCACCGGGACGGTCGACCGCGGGATCAAGGAAACGGGCGTCAATGGCGCCACCGGTTATCTTGCGACCAATATGACGCTGCGCGCCGATTACGAGCTGCTGCGCAACCTGATGATCAGCGCGGGCGGCGAGCTCGAGAAACGCGATTTCAACAATATCGACCGCAAGGATGATCGCTGGACCTGGCGTGGCAGCGCATCCTATCTGGTGAGCAAGCGGATGGCGCTGCGCTTTGACCTCCAGCGCCGCACCCAGTCGAGCTGGGGTGCGACGGCGGGGCGTGAGTTTGCGGACAATCGCGTCTCGGTCGGTGTGACCTTCTCGGGCCTGTGA
- a CDS encoding glycosyltransferase family 2 protein, with the protein MTLPHDAPRFSVVMPLYNKAAHVRAAIESIFAQSFPAFEILVIDNRSTDGGREIVAAMNDDRIKLLDLSTPGPGGYAGRNIGIRAARGDWIAFLDADDLWQPDHLAVFAEGLAADPDVRALATRFDHVFDDRVQPQRLAPELNQAQSIDFEGFLASWLAVRECPMWTGAIAIRRDMLFAAGLFPEGRAVRGGDKDLWLRVLARGTLRYDPRITAIFHRDSDNKVSKSTTTLDVPCLVETARSMLAGATPRETALLRRLVNQEIAHYARYAMKYPGRTAIRLSDLYLPEGASTAALLLAAKLVPASLRQSSYALRNRLLARA; encoded by the coding sequence ATGACTCTTCCCCATGATGCCCCGCGTTTTTCCGTGGTCATGCCGCTCTACAACAAGGCCGCGCATGTCCGCGCGGCGATCGAGAGCATATTCGCCCAAAGCTTCCCGGCGTTCGAAATATTGGTGATCGACAATCGCTCGACCGACGGTGGGCGGGAGATCGTCGCAGCAATGAACGACGATCGGATCAAGCTCCTCGACCTGTCGACACCGGGCCCCGGCGGTTATGCCGGGCGTAATATCGGGATTCGTGCCGCGCGTGGCGACTGGATCGCCTTTCTCGACGCCGATGACCTCTGGCAGCCCGATCATCTCGCGGTGTTCGCCGAGGGGCTCGCTGCAGACCCGGACGTGCGTGCCCTGGCGACGCGGTTCGATCATGTTTTCGATGATCGCGTGCAGCCCCAGCGCCTCGCGCCAGAACTCAATCAAGCGCAAAGCATCGATTTCGAGGGCTTTCTTGCAAGCTGGCTAGCGGTCCGCGAGTGCCCGATGTGGACCGGCGCGATCGCGATCCGGCGCGACATGCTGTTCGCGGCGGGGCTGTTTCCCGAAGGGCGCGCGGTGCGCGGTGGTGACAAGGATTTGTGGCTGCGCGTGCTTGCGCGAGGGACATTGCGTTATGACCCGCGCATCACCGCAATCTTTCACCGCGACAGCGACAACAAGGTCAGCAAGTCGACGACGACGCTCGACGTCCCCTGTCTCGTCGAAACCGCTCGATCAATGCTTGCCGGTGCGACGCCGCGCGAGACGGCGTTGCTGCGGCGGCTCGTGAATCAGGAAATCGCGCACTACGCCCGCTATGCGATGAAATATCCGGGCCGCACGGCGATCCGGCTCAGCGATCTCTATCTGCCCGAAGGGGCGAGCACCGCGGCGCTGTTGCTCGCCGCGAAGCTGGTCCCTGCGTCGCTCCGCCAATCCAGCTATGCCCTGCGCAACCGGCTGCTTGCGCGAGCGTGA
- a CDS encoding glycosyltransferase, protein MFQVAVVIPVWNGEAVLGRCLDALMRQTLPRAAYQIIVVDNGSSDATRNIARSYAGVELLEEKRPGSYVARNLGIGRVRAPITAFTDADCEPAPDWLEGILRAAAANPGYGVLAGKIELFDEIVQEREVFGDYERLFSFPQAHAARGNCATANWASETALLKALGGFDAALKSGGDRQMALRIRDSGHPLVYVPAMVVRHPVRASRAELVRKRQRLSGGRWDRTSQRPRLVHVLGITAVDTIRRLRRAAISRELPLRRRLAVMGLTLQLAGVAVGEYINLAGGRKAARD, encoded by the coding sequence ATGTTTCAAGTCGCAGTCGTCATACCCGTATGGAACGGCGAGGCCGTGCTCGGCCGCTGCCTCGACGCGCTGATGCGTCAGACGCTCCCTCGCGCGGCCTATCAGATCATCGTCGTCGACAACGGATCGAGCGACGCAACGCGCAATATTGCCCGCAGCTATGCGGGCGTCGAATTGCTCGAAGAGAAGAGGCCGGGTTCCTATGTCGCGCGCAACCTCGGCATCGGGCGCGTGCGGGCGCCGATAACCGCCTTTACCGACGCCGATTGCGAGCCGGCCCCAGACTGGCTGGAAGGGATATTGCGCGCTGCGGCGGCGAATCCGGGATATGGTGTGCTCGCGGGCAAGATCGAGCTGTTCGATGAGATTGTTCAGGAGCGCGAGGTCTTTGGCGATTACGAGCGGCTGTTCAGCTTTCCGCAGGCGCATGCCGCGCGCGGCAATTGCGCGACGGCCAATTGGGCGAGCGAAACGGCGTTGCTGAAGGCGCTCGGCGGATTCGATGCGGCGCTCAAATCGGGCGGCGACCGGCAGATGGCGCTGCGCATCCGCGATAGCGGTCATCCGCTCGTCTATGTGCCGGCGATGGTCGTGCGCCATCCGGTGCGCGCAAGCCGCGCCGAACTGGTGCGCAAACGCCAGCGGCTGAGCGGCGGGCGCTGGGATCGTACCAGCCAGCGGCCGCGCCTCGTTCATGTGCTGGGTATCACCGCCGTCGACACGATCCGGCGGCTGCGCCGCGCCGCGATCTCGCGCGAACTGCCCTTGCGGCGGCGACTGGCGGTCATGGGCCTGACGTTGCAGCTCGCCGGGGTGGCGGTGGGCGAATATATCAATCTCGCGGGGGGACGAAAGGCAGCGCGCGACTGA
- a CDS encoding glycosyltransferase has protein sequence MLHRKRILFAINSLAGGGAERVLVTLLGGSEPWRTRYDIHLALLDDEPRAYDVPEWVEVHQLDARHKLLPSLTQLRTLAARLSPDATLSFLTRANIANAWAMAGRGRRWLISERVNTSAHLGGAFAAKTMVRMVYPRAAHIIAVSEGVVDDLAVNFGVARSRMSAIANPVDHRRIAELAAEAPAFTPSGPYIVAAGRLMPNKNFPLLLRAYAEAAPEERLVILGEGPERGALEALARALGIADRVDMPGFAANPFALVSRARLYAMPSNAEGFPNGLVEAMACGVPVVATNCASGPSEILACCPRDAVRGGIDVDAGALVPTDDISAFAAALTRTLTEPRRSICGEHARTSSLAYGVERAAANYWARIEAALNAPLTLPAPTEIAA, from the coding sequence ATGCTGCATCGAAAGCGGATATTATTCGCGATCAACTCGCTTGCGGGCGGCGGGGCTGAGCGCGTGCTCGTCACGCTACTCGGCGGCTCCGAACCTTGGCGCACGCGCTATGATATCCATCTCGCGCTGCTCGACGACGAACCGCGCGCTTATGATGTCCCCGAATGGGTCGAGGTTCATCAACTGGATGCCCGACACAAATTGCTGCCGAGCCTGACCCAGCTTCGCACGCTGGCGGCGCGGCTTTCGCCCGACGCGACGCTCAGCTTCCTGACCCGCGCCAATATCGCAAATGCCTGGGCAATGGCGGGGCGCGGCCGGCGCTGGCTGATCAGCGAGCGGGTCAACACCAGCGCCCATCTGGGCGGCGCGTTCGCGGCCAAGACAATGGTCCGCATGGTCTATCCGCGCGCAGCGCATATCATTGCGGTCTCCGAGGGCGTGGTCGACGACCTTGCCGTCAATTTCGGCGTCGCGCGTAGCCGCATGTCGGCGATCGCCAATCCAGTCGACCATCGGCGCATTGCCGAACTCGCCGCCGAGGCGCCCGCTTTCACCCCCTCCGGCCCCTATATCGTCGCGGCCGGACGATTGATGCCGAACAAGAATTTCCCGCTGCTCCTTCGCGCCTATGCCGAAGCGGCCCCCGAGGAGCGCCTCGTCATTCTTGGAGAAGGGCCCGAACGCGGCGCGCTAGAAGCGCTGGCCCGCGCACTCGGCATTGCCGATCGCGTCGACATGCCTGGCTTTGCCGCCAATCCGTTCGCGCTGGTATCGCGCGCGCGGCTTTACGCGATGCCGTCAAATGCCGAAGGCTTTCCGAACGGATTGGTCGAAGCGATGGCATGCGGTGTTCCGGTGGTCGCGACCAACTGCGCATCGGGCCCATCCGAAATTCTGGCCTGCTGCCCGCGCGACGCGGTACGCGGCGGCATCGATGTCGACGCCGGCGCGTTGGTGCCGACCGATGACATCTCCGCCTTTGCGGCGGCGCTCACCCGCACCCTCACCGAACCGCGGCGCAGCATCTGTGGCGAGCACGCTCGCACATCTTCGCTGGCCTATGGCGTCGAACGGGCTGCGGCCAATTACTGGGCACGGATCGAAGCGGCGCTGAACGCACCGCTTACCCTGCCCGCACCGACCGAAATTGCAGCATGA
- a CDS encoding serine acetyltransferase gives MDIASTSRAPVPAFEEPVSEEAGKPHLRGCPVSFAKLKALLAADLYRYAGRVGFGAFAKHYAFTPGYKYTVLMRTTGWLKLKPAKAFGLYLVAKWLLLRARYKYGFAIPEYMEIGPGLFLNRFGGFYFHGDTVLGSNVNVTHGVVLGYMNRGSRRGAPVIGDRSFLGSGAKVIGGVNVGAEAAIGANAVVTRDVPERGVVGGIPAKLLSDQGSDGYINRLAPPELLAACEGALYRSR, from the coding sequence ATGGATATCGCCAGTACATCGCGGGCGCCCGTTCCGGCGTTCGAGGAACCCGTGTCCGAAGAAGCCGGCAAGCCGCATCTTCGCGGTTGTCCGGTGAGCTTCGCCAAATTGAAGGCACTGCTCGCGGCCGATCTTTACCGTTATGCAGGGCGCGTCGGTTTCGGCGCTTTCGCGAAACATTACGCTTTCACACCGGGGTATAAATATACGGTCCTGATGCGCACGACGGGATGGCTCAAACTCAAGCCCGCCAAGGCTTTTGGCCTCTACCTCGTTGCCAAATGGCTACTACTTCGTGCGCGCTACAAATATGGTTTTGCAATCCCCGAATATATGGAGATCGGGCCCGGCCTGTTCCTCAACCGCTTCGGCGGCTTCTATTTCCATGGCGACACGGTGCTGGGCAGCAACGTCAACGTCACGCATGGCGTTGTGCTCGGCTATATGAACCGGGGCAGTCGACGCGGCGCGCCGGTGATCGGCGACCGTAGTTTTCTGGGATCGGGCGCCAAGGTGATCGGCGGCGTCAACGTCGGCGCCGAGGCCGCGATCGGCGCCAACGCCGTGGTGACAAGGGACGTGCCGGAACGCGGCGTCGTCGGCGGTATTCCGGCGAAACTGCTCTCCGATCAGGGCTCCGACGGCTATATCAATCGGCTGGCGCCGCCCGAACTGCTCGCGGCCTGCGAAGGCGCGCTCTACAGATCGCGCTGA
- a CDS encoding endonuclease/exonuclease/phosphatase family protein, with translation MKRIRALGTLLAGGAGLAAWLSLAGGFVPMLDLLASFLPLFGFMVVAGLLIAWRHPRWTVVAALVGLTPVAIGVIPELTRAIPPASAGANQIRVLTHNVWQINRDPAGTAQAIIDAKPDIVMVQEVDGSFAPMLAALRQHFDYATQCPPGCDLAIFSRWPIADRDYFLKDDRGRKFGPPLLWARIAEPGGRAFTVATLHYPWPTSRDQAVRRRDVARALARIERGSLIVAGDMNLTPWAAAMREQDHALAPLTRMTRALPSWPRAFPALPIDQLYAGPDWGLVSARRLPPTGSDHAPILVTLAPR, from the coding sequence GTGAAGCGCATCCGGGCTCTTGGCACCCTGCTGGCTGGCGGGGCGGGCCTCGCCGCGTGGCTGTCGCTTGCCGGCGGGTTTGTGCCGATGCTCGATTTGCTGGCGTCGTTCCTGCCGCTGTTCGGCTTCATGGTCGTGGCGGGATTGCTCATCGCGTGGCGGCACCCGCGCTGGACGGTTGTCGCGGCGCTGGTCGGCCTGACTCCGGTTGCGATCGGGGTGATCCCCGAACTCACGCGGGCGATTCCCCCTGCATCCGCGGGCGCGAACCAGATTCGCGTGCTGACGCACAATGTCTGGCAGATCAACCGCGACCCTGCGGGCACCGCGCAAGCGATCATCGATGCGAAACCCGATATCGTGATGGTGCAGGAGGTGGATGGCAGCTTTGCGCCGATGCTGGCGGCGTTGCGCCAGCATTTCGACTATGCGACCCAATGCCCGCCGGGCTGTGACCTCGCCATCTTTTCGCGCTGGCCGATCGCCGACAGGGACTATTTCCTGAAGGACGACCGGGGCCGGAAATTCGGTCCGCCGCTGCTTTGGGCGCGGATCGCCGAACCTGGCGGGCGTGCTTTCACCGTGGCGACGCTTCACTATCCTTGGCCGACATCGCGCGATCAGGCGGTGCGCAGGCGCGATGTGGCGCGTGCGCTGGCACGGATCGAACGCGGGTCGTTGATCGTTGCAGGCGACATGAACCTTACTCCTTGGGCTGCTGCGATGCGTGAGCAGGACCACGCCCTTGCACCGCTCACCCGCATGACGCGTGCGCTGCCAAGCTGGCCGCGCGCCTTTCCCGCGCTGCCGATCGACCAGCTTTACGCCGGGCCCGATTGGGGGCTGGTGTCGGCGCGGCGACTGCCGCCGACGGGATCGGATCATGCGCCGATCCTCGTGACGCTGGCGCCCCGGTGA
- a CDS encoding acyltransferase family protein → MDIRRVECLDGLRGVAALWVLIGHMMILTGFRLPLVGKPDLGVDLFILLSGFLMMFQYRLRAGSEDWNAPGTWGAFWTRRFFRLAPLFYVTLAAALIAGPAIYADRVAIDSFLGQGLQPPERYNDASLTNIVLHLSFLFGLLPEYAFRTPLPDWSLGLEMQFYLLFPFLILLGQRIGWIPAALVAAGGGVIVALLAKAAGLDYPMPSFLPLKLQLFLAGMLIAASPGERGTQLWIRLFAAMLLAAIPIGGEQDMLHFAVRELLVLGFFALVHWRAVAPIGSISRLFGSRPFYWLGELSYGAYLIHLLILQPVAAGVIGRFGTGIGAVERFVLTGAIVIPATYALAFATYRLVELPGQRLGKAAIKRVVGRNTSRARQTVPETIAAP, encoded by the coding sequence ATGGACATTCGGCGAGTCGAGTGTCTGGATGGCCTGCGCGGTGTCGCGGCCCTCTGGGTGCTCATCGGGCATATGATGATCCTCACCGGTTTTCGCCTGCCGCTGGTGGGCAAGCCCGACCTTGGCGTCGACCTGTTCATCCTCCTTTCGGGCTTTCTGATGATGTTCCAGTATCGGCTCCGCGCGGGAAGCGAGGATTGGAACGCGCCGGGCACATGGGGGGCATTCTGGACGCGCCGTTTCTTCCGGTTGGCGCCGCTGTTCTATGTAACGCTCGCAGCCGCGCTGATCGCGGGCCCCGCAATCTATGCCGACCGCGTCGCGATCGACAGCTTCCTCGGACAGGGGCTCCAGCCTCCCGAACGGTATAACGACGCCAGCCTGACCAATATCGTGCTGCACCTGAGTTTCCTGTTCGGACTGCTGCCCGAATATGCCTTTCGCACACCGCTGCCCGACTGGAGCCTCGGGCTCGAGATGCAATTCTACCTGCTGTTTCCCTTCCTCATCCTGCTCGGGCAGCGCATCGGCTGGATCCCTGCGGCGTTGGTCGCGGCGGGTGGCGGCGTGATCGTCGCCTTGCTCGCGAAGGCGGCGGGGCTGGACTATCCGATGCCGTCCTTCCTGCCCCTGAAGCTCCAGCTTTTCCTCGCCGGCATGCTGATCGCTGCGAGTCCGGGGGAGCGTGGAACGCAACTATGGATACGTCTCTTCGCGGCGATGCTGCTCGCCGCGATTCCGATCGGGGGCGAGCAGGATATGCTGCACTTCGCCGTGCGCGAGTTGCTCGTGTTGGGCTTTTTCGCGCTGGTGCATTGGCGCGCAGTTGCGCCGATCGGGTCGATTTCCCGCCTGTTCGGCAGCCGGCCCTTCTATTGGCTGGGCGAACTTTCCTATGGCGCCTATCTGATCCATCTTCTGATCCTGCAACCCGTCGCGGCGGGAGTGATCGGGCGTTTCGGCACCGGAATCGGCGCGGTGGAGCGCTTTGTCCTGACTGGCGCGATCGTGATCCCCGCGACCTATGCGCTTGCCTTTGCTACCTACAGACTCGTCGAACTGCCCGGGCAGCGCCTGGGCAAGGCGGCGATCAAACGGGTGGTCGGCCGCAACACTTCGCGTGCGCGTCAGACGGTTCCCGAAACGATCGCCGCGCCATGA
- a CDS encoding glycosyltransferase family 4 protein — protein MLQRTNMSSGEPAGAPVICVTGLRGFPHVMGGIESHCEELLPRIKAIWPDHRSVVLGRAPYLPEPLGEHRGVEIVGIPCPRSQNLEALVSTFLAVLSARKRRAGLIHIHAIGPGLLAPLARLLGLKVVMTHHGTDYHRAKWGLLARSALRAGEWLALTFANRVIAVSPSLATQLQRSFPKRAEAISYIPNGTSDLPGEADPALVLERLGLEDGNFLLAVARLVPEKGLHDLIDAYERSNCTAKLVIAGSADHESEYARDLLARASERVIFAGVQSRATLKCLYEHCALFVMPSYHEGLPIAALEAANCGARMLLSDISANLDIGLDPANYFPVGDVAALTERLNTDCANFQIDRDAVRARFSWDRAAEETLDVYRATLAPGRKAPRRAVYSGIVEA, from the coding sequence ATGCTGCAACGGACGAATATGTCTTCCGGCGAGCCCGCGGGCGCGCCCGTCATCTGCGTGACCGGCCTCCGCGGCTTTCCGCATGTGATGGGCGGGATCGAAAGCCACTGCGAGGAATTGCTGCCGCGGATCAAGGCGATCTGGCCCGATCATCGTTCGGTGGTGCTCGGCCGCGCGCCCTACTTGCCCGAACCGCTGGGCGAGCATCGCGGGGTCGAGATCGTCGGCATTCCCTGCCCACGCTCGCAAAATCTGGAGGCCTTGGTATCGACCTTCCTCGCCGTCCTGTCCGCGCGCAAGCGTCGCGCCGGATTGATCCATATCCATGCGATCGGCCCGGGGCTGCTCGCGCCATTGGCCCGGCTGCTGGGACTGAAGGTCGTCATGACGCACCACGGCACCGACTATCATCGCGCCAAATGGGGCCTCCTCGCGCGCAGCGCCCTGCGTGCCGGCGAATGGCTGGCGCTGACGTTCGCCAACCGGGTGATCGCCGTCTCACCTTCGCTCGCGACGCAGTTACAACGGAGCTTCCCGAAACGCGCGGAGGCGATATCCTACATTCCCAACGGCACCTCCGACCTGCCCGGCGAGGCCGATCCGGCGCTGGTGCTCGAACGCCTGGGGCTCGAGGATGGAAATTTCCTTCTCGCAGTCGCGCGGCTCGTTCCCGAAAAGGGTCTGCACGACCTGATCGACGCCTATGAGCGGTCGAATTGCACGGCAAAACTGGTGATCGCGGGTTCGGCCGACCATGAAAGCGAATATGCCCGCGACCTGCTCGCCCGCGCCAGCGAGCGCGTGATCTTCGCCGGGGTGCAGTCGCGCGCAACGCTGAAATGCCTGTACGAACATTGCGCGCTGTTCGTGATGCCATCCTATCACGAGGGCCTGCCGATCGCGGCGCTGGAGGCGGCGAATTGCGGCGCGCGAATGCTGCTGAGCGACATCTCCGCCAATCTCGACATCGGGCTTGATCCGGCGAATTATTTCCCGGTCGGCGATGTCGCGGCGCTTACCGAGCGACTGAATACGGACTGCGCCAACTTTCAGATCGACCGCGACGCCGTCCGCGCGCGCTTCAGTTGGGACAGAGCGGCGGAGGAGACGCTCGACGTCTATCGCGCGACGCTCGCACCCGGGCGCAAGGCTCCACGCCGGGCCGTCTATTCGGGTATAGTCGAAGCCTAG